One Leptospira wolbachii serovar Codice str. CDC genomic region harbors:
- a CDS encoding flagellar hook-length control protein FliK has translation MNVKVENQNLIQFPQVDWKSSKRSGEENHAMAVRESFGEILEREFQVHSEKPKSPSEYKTPGQDKEGTTSQTEIPKPEETANQTLSAIAETQKEETVSEESSAEEETEETSEEEDLDRDALEYSLRVVTSTVDFDRSMIPANQGNEMSTKEKTVLLSLQKSAEKTPAYSPKEGNAFIDDAKKLAESFFLSEQTKKTSESSATKSQTPLAKESNLVHFPGFAKKPIEDKKTNGKPVSFGTKVEVSHSGSQVSDLVFAKGKEIKVETKDLQSEHSVRKTEGKPKSSKQIKSGSENTEISSDQEKSNQTQNADKMIRSLGVKDKEFQKQDSKVPSALEKQKSTEATLVPNVQTSTPSKSGEDGGRSSDERGTKQGFAFSSLETKMTSKTEEIRSFEKNSKPKETNLKQNIDELIKQARFDIVQNGKSSAEIVMNPKEYGRLTLKVTVDGDKVEGRILVESEELQKSLQNEIQTIKENLKESGLDLQALIIDLWDDGSGLTDRKEQNELYQTMVEAARFRNSENSLGLEESTDLLGLPAFEETKTLEFFA, from the coding sequence ATGAACGTAAAAGTTGAAAACCAAAACTTAATTCAATTCCCACAGGTGGATTGGAAGTCCTCCAAACGCAGTGGGGAAGAAAACCATGCGATGGCGGTGCGTGAAAGTTTTGGGGAAATTTTGGAACGTGAATTCCAAGTGCATTCTGAAAAACCTAAAAGTCCTTCCGAATACAAAACTCCAGGTCAAGACAAAGAAGGCACAACTTCTCAAACTGAAATTCCGAAACCGGAAGAGACCGCAAATCAAACGTTAAGTGCTATAGCAGAAACACAAAAAGAAGAAACTGTTTCAGAAGAATCTTCAGCAGAGGAAGAAACGGAAGAGACCAGCGAAGAAGAAGATTTAGATCGGGATGCCTTAGAGTATAGTCTTCGGGTTGTTACTTCCACTGTGGACTTTGACCGTTCAATGATTCCGGCTAACCAAGGGAACGAAATGTCCACGAAGGAAAAAACAGTTTTATTATCCTTACAAAAGTCTGCTGAAAAAACGCCTGCTTATTCTCCGAAAGAAGGAAATGCCTTTATTGATGATGCTAAAAAATTAGCGGAAAGTTTTTTCCTTTCGGAACAAACAAAAAAAACAAGTGAGTCTAGTGCGACAAAATCGCAAACTCCTTTGGCCAAAGAATCGAATTTGGTTCATTTTCCAGGTTTTGCGAAAAAACCTATAGAAGATAAAAAAACAAATGGGAAACCAGTTTCTTTCGGAACCAAGGTGGAAGTGAGTCATTCCGGTTCCCAAGTTTCTGATTTAGTTTTTGCCAAGGGAAAAGAGATCAAAGTAGAAACAAAGGATCTTCAAAGCGAACACTCTGTTCGTAAAACAGAAGGAAAACCAAAATCATCTAAACAAATAAAGAGTGGATCGGAAAATACTGAGATTTCTTCAGACCAAGAGAAATCCAACCAAACACAAAACGCTGATAAAATGATTCGTTCTCTTGGAGTCAAAGACAAAGAATTCCAAAAACAAGATTCTAAAGTCCCTTCTGCTTTGGAAAAACAAAAATCCACGGAAGCCACTTTAGTTCCCAACGTTCAAACGAGCACTCCTTCAAAATCAGGGGAAGACGGTGGTCGTTCTTCTGACGAACGTGGCACCAAACAAGGTTTTGCATTTTCGTCTTTAGAAACTAAAATGACATCCAAAACAGAAGAGATTCGTTCGTTTGAAAAAAACTCAAAACCAAAAGAAACCAATCTCAAACAGAATATAGACGAACTCATCAAACAAGCACGGTTTGATATTGTCCAAAATGGAAAGTCTAGTGCTGAAATCGTAATGAATCCCAAAGAATACGGAAGGCTTACTTTGAAAGTCACTGTGGATGGGGATAAGGTAGAAGGTCGGATCCTTGTAGAGTCAGAAGAATTACAAAAATCCCTTCAAAACGAAATCCAAACCATCAAAGAAAATCTAAAAGAATCTGGTCTCGACTTACAAGCGCTCATCATTGATTTATGGGATGATGGAAGTGGCCTTACCGATCGCAAAGAACAAAATGAACTCTACCAAACGATGGTCGAAGCGGCCCGGTTCCGTAATTCAGAAAACTCATTGGGATTAGAGGAATCCACAGACCTTCTCGGTCTTCCGGCATTCGAAGAAACCAAAACATTGGAATTTTTCGCATAA
- a CDS encoding sulfate ABC transporter substrate-binding protein has product MKKFTRISTIKPTISAILCIFLSLGALFTVAADSTFLHVSFDPTRELYEEINKSFLKQWKEKKGSEFAIQQSHGGSGKQARAVIDGLDADVVSLALSYDIDSISTKSGLIDANWQKKLPNNSVPYYSTIVFLVRKSNPKKIKDWDDIVKPGVSIITPNPKTGGGARWNYLAAYGFAKRKYKSDEKATAFIKALFKNTSVLDTGARGSTTTFVQRGIGDVLITWENEAKLSLDEEKRSGKNTLEVVYPSESIKAETPVAVVTKTATEKGNLEKATTYLEFLYTKEGQSIISKHFFRPTDAATAKASAKEFPNIKLFSLSDLGETWDSAQKKHFADAGVFDAIYKTQ; this is encoded by the coding sequence ATGAAAAAATTTACCCGTATTTCGACTATAAAACCAACAATTTCTGCAATATTGTGCATTTTCTTGAGTCTTGGGGCTCTATTTACCGTTGCTGCAGATTCGACCTTCCTACACGTGTCCTTTGACCCTACAAGGGAATTGTATGAAGAAATCAATAAATCCTTCCTAAAACAATGGAAGGAAAAGAAAGGAAGTGAGTTTGCCATCCAACAATCCCACGGTGGGTCAGGAAAACAAGCACGTGCGGTGATTGATGGACTCGATGCAGATGTAGTGAGTCTTGCACTCTCTTACGATATAGATAGCATTTCCACCAAATCAGGGTTAATCGATGCAAATTGGCAAAAAAAACTACCTAACAATAGTGTTCCCTACTATTCGACCATCGTATTTTTGGTTCGTAAATCCAATCCGAAAAAAATCAAAGACTGGGATGATATCGTAAAACCCGGCGTTTCTATCATCACACCAAACCCAAAAACCGGTGGTGGTGCCAGATGGAATTATCTCGCTGCTTACGGGTTTGCAAAACGCAAATACAAATCGGATGAAAAAGCAACAGCGTTTATCAAAGCACTTTTCAAAAATACATCGGTTCTTGATACAGGTGCTCGCGGATCCACAACCACTTTTGTCCAAAGAGGAATTGGCGATGTGCTTATCACTTGGGAAAATGAAGCAAAACTTTCACTTGATGAAGAAAAAAGATCCGGAAAGAATACTTTAGAAGTTGTTTATCCATCAGAATCAATCAAAGCAGAAACTCCTGTCGCCGTGGTGACAAAAACTGCTACAGAAAAAGGCAATTTGGAAAAAGCGACTACCTACCTAGAGTTTCTTTATACAAAAGAAGGACAATCCATCATTTCTAAACATTTTTTTAGACCCACTGACGCTGCGACTGCCAAAGCTTCTGCCAAAGAATTTCCAAACATTAAATTATTTTCCCTATCCGATTTAGGGGAAACTTGGGATTCTGCACAGAAAAAACATTTTGCAGATGCGGGTGTCTTTGATGCCATCTACAAAACCCAATAA
- the cysT gene encoding sulfate ABC transporter permease subunit CysT has protein sequence MLIETRPYKKIHFGISLGLTVFYSSAVVIIPLLGLFIHSLGIGVSGILEVFSDERIRSALFLSFSVGIISAILNLFIGFLFAWVLVRYNFPFKKLLDTLIDLPFTLPTAVAGIALTTIYSQKGIIGSYFETWGIKIAYTPIGIVIALVFIGFPFVVRTVQPVIEELPKELEESARCLGATPFQTFYKVLLPELWPSILAGTGMAFARSIGEYGSVVFISGNIPGKTEILPLLIVTKLEQYEYEKATSIALVMLLTSFAFMFLINLLQDRASKKLS, from the coding sequence ATGCTTATAGAAACCCGGCCGTATAAAAAAATACATTTTGGAATCAGTTTAGGACTGACAGTTTTTTACTCGTCCGCGGTTGTCATCATCCCCCTTCTAGGACTCTTCATCCATTCTCTCGGGATTGGAGTTTCCGGAATCCTAGAAGTTTTTTCAGATGAAAGAATTCGCTCCGCACTTTTTTTAAGTTTCAGCGTAGGAATCATTTCTGCCATTCTCAATCTCTTCATTGGATTTTTATTTGCTTGGGTTCTTGTTCGTTACAATTTTCCTTTTAAAAAACTCCTCGATACCTTAATTGATTTGCCTTTCACTCTGCCAACAGCAGTTGCCGGAATTGCCCTCACTACTATCTATTCACAAAAAGGAATCATTGGATCTTACTTTGAAACCTGGGGAATCAAAATTGCCTACACTCCCATTGGGATTGTCATTGCACTCGTTTTTATTGGATTTCCATTTGTGGTAAGAACAGTTCAACCTGTGATTGAAGAGTTACCCAAAGAATTAGAGGAAAGTGCACGTTGCCTCGGGGCAACACCTTTCCAAACATTTTACAAAGTATTACTGCCTGAACTTTGGCCCTCCATCTTAGCCGGAACAGGAATGGCCTTTGCAAGAAGTATTGGAGAATATGGATCTGTTGTTTTTATTTCAGGAAACATCCCTGGAAAAACAGAAATCCTTCCCCTCCTCATCGTCACCAAACTAGAACAATACGAGTATGAAAAAGCAACTTCGATTGCTCTTGTGATGTTACTCACATCTTTTGCATTTATGTTTTTGATTAATTTACTCCAAGATCGGGCATCTAAAAAATTATCATGA